CGATTTTGCGCTACGACAGCAagagcaggaaaacaaaacccaaacagGACTGGATGAACAAAATCACAGCAGATGATCCTCACTACTGGGAGGGACAGACACAGATCAGTATTGGTAATGAGCAGGTCAACAAAATCAACATCGAAACTGCCAAAGCGCGCTTCAACCAAACTGGAGGTTTGTTGACGTTCAGCTTTCCACAATTCAAATAGATTTCATGTGCTCGTACACGTTCTTCCTCCTCATAAACACGTTTCCTTCTCTCTCGACATGGCGTCACTCTTCAACGTCGTTCTCTCAGGTGTTCACATGATCCAGGTGATGTACGGCTGCGAATGGGACGACGAGACCGATGAGGTCGATGGTTGGCAACACGACAGTTACGATGGAGAAGCCTTCATCTCGTTGGAGGTGAAGACAATGAGATGGATCGCAGCTCACCCACAAGCTTTCGTCACCAAACTCAAGTGGGACAGTCACGAACTTTGGAAGCTAAACCTGAAGAACTACTACACTGAGATTTGTCCTTCTTACTTGAAGAAGCATGTGACCAATGGGAGGGACTTCCTGATGAGAACAGGTGCAGTCACATCATGTTAGCACGCCCCCTACAGGACCTTTACTGGCATTACAAGCTGCACTCTTTCCTCGTTCGCTCCTTTCCTCTCTCTCACGTTTTCTCCATCTTTTGTTCTCTCCATCTTTTCACCCTCTCACACAATCTCTCTCTTTTCAATCTGTCACTGATTGTCTCCATACTTTCTCCTCACACGCTCCCTTCAACTCGTTTTCTTTCCATATTTCCTCCTCTTACACATTCTTCCCATCTTTGTTCCTCTCACAAGTTCTCTTTTGTCCTCTCACACGTTCTCCCCATCTTTTCCTCCTCTcccacgctctctctctccgtcTCTGCCCCTCTCTCACCCGGTGTCCACGTCTCCCTCGGCCCGCAGAGCTTCCCACGGTGTCTCTCCTCCAGAAGACGCCGTCCTCTCCGGTCACCTGCCACGCGACGGGTTTCTACCCGGCGCGGCCGCCCTGTTTTGGAGGAAGGACGGCGAGGAGCTCCACGAGGACGTGGAGACGGGAGAGACCCTCCGCAACCACGACGGAACCTTCCAGACGACGGCCGACCTGAAAGCGGAGGTGACCGATGAAGCCGAGGGCCGCTACGAATGCGTGTTCCAGCTGTCCGGCGTGGCGGACGACATCGTCGCCAAGCTGGAGAGGAGAAGCGTCCGGAGCAACGCGCGCATCCGAGGTGACCGACGCTCAGATCGTCGCGCGTCGGAACGATCGCTCACacgttttcttctttcttctcactctgcgaagaggaagaaaagaggAAGATGGCGCTGGCCGTCGCTGTCCCGCTGGCGGTCCTCGctctggcggcggcggcggtcgcGGTCCTCGTCAAGCTTTACAAAAGCAGACGAGGTGAGGGACGCCGACGTTCGCTCTGTCGGGA
The window above is part of the Phycodurus eques isolate BA_2022a unplaced genomic scaffold, UOR_Pequ_1.1 contig_391, whole genome shotgun sequence genome. Proteins encoded here:
- the LOC133398870 gene encoding LOW QUALITY PROTEIN: class I histocompatibility antigen, F10 alpha chain-like (The sequence of the model RefSeq protein was modified relative to this genomic sequence to represent the inferred CDS: inserted 1 base in 1 codon): MATLKLFVLFVAAAQIHSVTPVLHTLKYFMTASSQIPNIPDFSEVGYVDDVPILRYDSKSRKTKPKQDWMNKITADDPHYWEGQTQISIGNEQVNKINIETAKARFNQTGGVHMIQVMYGCEWDDETDEVDGWQHDSYDGEAFISLEVKTMRWIAAHPQAFVTKLKWDSHELWKLNLKNYYTEICPSYLKKHVTNGRDFLMRTELPTVSLLQKTPSSPVTCHATGFYXGAAALFWRKDGEELHEDVETGETLRNHDGTFQTTADLKAEVTDEAEGRYECVFQLSGVADDIVAKLERRSVRSNARIREEEKRKMALAVAVPLAVLALAAAAVAVLVKLYKSRRAKYDPASVDADSEPASEPAAPTPASE